A single window of Mycolicibacterium aurum DNA harbors:
- a CDS encoding ATP-dependent DNA helicase, producing MEVTDLLAAAVAGLGGATRDGQIEMAVAVAHAFSSGEHLAVQAGTGTGKSLAYLVPAIQHSLTDNRPVVVSTATIALQRQLVDRDLPRLADSLSDSLPRRPVFALLKGRGNYLCLNKIHNGSASGEPDDIPQEELFSPMARSALGRDVQRLTEWSDTTTTGDRDEVKPGVADRSWAQVSVSARECIGVSRCPFGTDCFSEKARERAGLADVVVTNHALLAIDAIGDANVLPEHEMLIVDEAHELVDRVTGVATAELSATPLGIAHRRAARVVSAELAQRLEAAVATFTSAIFDAHPGRIDVLDEETASYLTVLRDAAQAARTAVDTARTDPKTTSARAEAATALSDVTDTASRILDSFVPAISDRTDVVWLDHIDDTRAGKRAVLRVAPLSVAGLLRSRLFGQSTTVLTSATLTIGGSFDSMASAWGLTAGRESETDDSSDGQPGWRGLDVGSPFDHAKSGILYVAAHLPPPGRDGTGSAEQLDEIASLIEAADGRTLGLFSSMRAAKATAAIMRDRLDTPVLCQGDDSTSTLVQRFADDEQTSLFGTLSLWQGVDVPGPSLSLVLIDRIPFPRPDDPLLTARQRAVAARGGNGFMAVAATHAALLLAQGAGRLLRRVDDRGVVVVLDSRMATARYSGFLRASLPPFWATTDGAAVRAALQRLRGTG from the coding sequence GTGGAGGTCACCGATCTGCTGGCCGCTGCGGTGGCAGGACTTGGCGGCGCCACCCGCGACGGCCAGATCGAGATGGCCGTGGCGGTGGCGCATGCGTTCTCCAGCGGCGAGCATCTGGCCGTGCAGGCCGGGACCGGCACCGGCAAGTCGCTCGCCTACCTGGTGCCCGCGATCCAGCATTCGCTCACCGACAATCGCCCCGTCGTGGTGTCGACGGCGACGATCGCACTGCAGCGACAACTCGTCGACCGTGACCTTCCCCGGCTGGCCGACTCGCTGTCCGACTCGCTGCCCCGCCGCCCGGTCTTCGCGCTGCTGAAGGGCCGAGGAAACTACCTGTGTCTCAACAAGATTCATAATGGTTCCGCAAGCGGCGAACCTGACGACATACCGCAGGAGGAGCTGTTCTCCCCCATGGCCAGAAGCGCGCTGGGCCGCGACGTCCAGCGGCTCACCGAGTGGTCGGACACCACCACCACCGGCGACCGCGACGAAGTCAAGCCCGGCGTCGCCGACCGGTCGTGGGCACAGGTCAGCGTGTCGGCCCGCGAATGCATCGGAGTGTCCCGCTGCCCGTTCGGTACCGACTGCTTCTCCGAGAAGGCACGCGAGCGCGCCGGACTGGCCGATGTCGTCGTCACCAACCATGCGCTGCTGGCGATCGACGCGATCGGGGACGCCAACGTCCTGCCCGAACACGAGATGCTGATCGTCGACGAAGCGCATGAGCTGGTGGACCGGGTCACCGGAGTCGCGACCGCCGAACTGTCGGCCACCCCGCTGGGCATCGCGCACCGCCGGGCCGCCCGCGTCGTCTCCGCGGAGCTCGCGCAACGGTTGGAAGCGGCGGTCGCGACGTTCACCTCGGCGATCTTCGACGCCCACCCCGGACGTATCGACGTACTGGACGAGGAAACGGCGAGCTACCTGACCGTGCTGCGCGACGCCGCACAGGCGGCGCGCACCGCTGTCGACACCGCCCGCACCGACCCGAAGACGACATCAGCGCGCGCCGAGGCCGCCACCGCCCTCTCCGACGTCACCGATACCGCCTCCCGAATCCTGGACTCGTTCGTGCCCGCCATCAGTGACCGCACCGATGTCGTGTGGCTCGATCACATCGACGACACCAGGGCGGGCAAGCGAGCCGTACTGCGCGTCGCACCCCTGTCGGTCGCAGGCCTGTTGCGCAGCAGGCTGTTCGGACAGTCGACGACGGTGCTGACCTCGGCAACCCTGACGATCGGCGGCAGCTTCGACTCGATGGCCTCGGCGTGGGGGCTCACCGCAGGCCGAGAGAGCGAGACGGACGACAGCAGCGACGGCCAACCCGGATGGCGCGGACTCGATGTGGGCTCGCCGTTCGACCACGCCAAGTCCGGAATCCTCTATGTCGCTGCGCATCTGCCCCCTCCCGGACGCGACGGCACCGGCTCGGCGGAGCAGCTCGACGAGATCGCCTCGCTGATCGAGGCGGCCGACGGCCGGACCCTCGGGCTGTTCTCGTCGATGCGGGCGGCCAAAGCCACCGCCGCGATCATGCGCGACCGCCTGGACACGCCGGTGCTCTGCCAGGGCGACGACAGCACCTCGACGCTGGTGCAGAGGTTCGCCGACGACGAGCAGACCTCCCTGTTCGGCACGTTGTCGCTGTGGCAGGGGGTCGACGTCCCCGGACCCTCGCTGTCGCTGGTGCTGATCGACAGGATCCCGTTCCCCCGGCCCGACGATCCGCTGCTGACAGCGCGTCAACGCGCGGTGGCCGCGCGCGGCGGCAACGGCTTCATGGCCGTAGCGGCCACCCACGCCGCACTCCTGCTGGCCCAGGGCGCCGGCCGACTGTTGCGTCGTGTGGACGACCGCGGCGTCGTCGTGGTGCTCGATTCCCGGATGGCGACGGCGCGGTACAGCGGGTTCCTGCGCGCCTCGCTGCCACCGTTCTGGGCCACCACCGACGGCGCCGCGGTGCGCGCGGCGCTGCAGCGGCTGCGCGGGACCGGCTGA